Proteins found in one Drosophila busckii strain San Diego stock center, stock number 13000-0081.31 chromosome 2R, ASM1175060v1, whole genome shotgun sequence genomic segment:
- the LOC108596371 gene encoding protein apterous isoform X2: MGVCTEERPVMHWQSARFLGPGAREKSPTPPVAHQGSNQCGSAAGANNNHPLFRSTCSTTSCPDICDHSTKPFGNAYASESFRSYETADRATFEDSTAKFSISRSRTDCTEVSDETTSGISFKTEPFGPPSSPESTNDSKLNRNPDDCAGCGRQIQDRFYLSAVEKRWHASCLQCYACRQPLERESSCYSRDGNIYCKNDYYSFFGTRRCSRCLASISSNELVMRARNLVFHVNCFCCTVCHTPLTKGDQYGILDAHIYCRTHYSIAREGDAATSSMSATYPYSTQFGSPHNDSSSPHSDPSRSIVPTGIYVPTTHVITGLPQPARQKGRPRKRKPKDIEAFTANIDLNTEYVDFGRGSHMSASSRTKRMRTSFKHHQLRTMKSYFAINHNPDAKDLKQLSQKTGLPKRVLQVWFQNARAKWRRMMMKQDGSGMLEKGDGTLDLDSISVHSPSSFMMGGSNSTPPHNMD; the protein is encoded by the exons ATGGGCGTCTGCACCGAGGAGCGCCCTGTGATGCATTGG cagagcgcaAGATTTCTTGGGCCCGGCGCAAGGGAGAAAAGTCCAACACCACCTGTAGCACATCAAGGGAGCAATCAATGCGGCAGTGCTGCAGGTGCAAATAACAATCATCCATTGTTTCGCTCCACTTGCTCCACAACCTCGTGTCCAGATATTTGTGATCACAGTACAAAGCCATTTGGCAATGCATACGCCAGCGAGTCATTTAGAAG CTATGAGACCGCCGATCGCGCTACCTTCGAGGACTCCACGGCCAAGTTCTCGATTAGCCGCAGTCGCACGGATTGCACGGAGGTCAGCGATGAGACCACATCGGGCATATCATTCAAAACGGAACCCTTCGGACCGCCCAGCAGCCCCGAGTCCACTAACGATAGCAAACTAAATCGCAATCCAGACGATTGCGCTGGCTGTGGCCGACAAATACAG GATCGCTTCTACCTCTCCGCAGTGGAAAAACGCTGGCATGCCAGCTGCTTGCAGTGCTATGCATGTCGTCAGCCGCTGGAACGGGAATCCTCATGTTACTCACGTGATGGcaacatttattgcaaaaacGATTATTATAG tttttttGGTACTCGACGCTGTTCCCGCTGCCTGGCCTCCATAAGCTCCAACGAGCTGGTCATGCGCGCCCGCAACCTGGTCTTTCATGTcaactgcttttgttgcacGGTCTGCCACACGCCGCTCACCAAGGGAGATCAGTATGGCATACTGGATGCGCACATCTACTGCAG AACTCACTATAGCATAGCGCGAGAGGGAGATGCTGCCACATCGAGCATGAGTGCCACATATCCGTACAGCACGCAGTTTGGTTCACCGCACAATGACTCGTCGAGCCCGCACTCGGACCCCAGTCGTAGTATTGTTCCTACGGGCATCTATGTGCCCACCACACATGTCATCACCGGACTGCCGCAGCCGGCGCGTCAAAAGGGCAGACCGCGCAAGCGCAAACCCAAGGATATTGAGGCGTTCACAGCGAATATAG ATCTCAACACGGAATATGTGGACTTTGGGCGTGGCTCGCATATGAGCGCCTCGTCGCGCACCAAACGCATGCGTACCTCGTTCAAGCATCACCAGCTGCGCACCATGAAATCCTATTTTGCAATCAATCACAATCCCGATGCAAAGGATCTAAAGCAATTGTCACAGAAAACGGGTTTACCAAAGAGAGTGCTGCAG GTTTGGTTTCAAAATGCACGCGCCAAGTGGCGTCGCATGATGATGAAGCAGGATGGCAGCGGCATGCTGGAGAAAGGCGATGGCACGCTGGATCTGGACAGCATTTCGGTGCATAGTCCCAGCTCGTTTATGATGGGCGGCTCCAATAGCACGCCGCCGCATAACATGGACTAA
- the LOC108596371 gene encoding protein apterous isoform X1 — protein MGVCTEERPVMHWQQSARFLGPGAREKSPTPPVAHQGSNQCGSAAGANNNHPLFRSTCSTTSCPDICDHSTKPFGNAYASESFRSYETADRATFEDSTAKFSISRSRTDCTEVSDETTSGISFKTEPFGPPSSPESTNDSKLNRNPDDCAGCGRQIQDRFYLSAVEKRWHASCLQCYACRQPLERESSCYSRDGNIYCKNDYYSFFGTRRCSRCLASISSNELVMRARNLVFHVNCFCCTVCHTPLTKGDQYGILDAHIYCRTHYSIAREGDAATSSMSATYPYSTQFGSPHNDSSSPHSDPSRSIVPTGIYVPTTHVITGLPQPARQKGRPRKRKPKDIEAFTANIDLNTEYVDFGRGSHMSASSRTKRMRTSFKHHQLRTMKSYFAINHNPDAKDLKQLSQKTGLPKRVLQVWFQNARAKWRRMMMKQDGSGMLEKGDGTLDLDSISVHSPSSFMMGGSNSTPPHNMD, from the exons ATGGGCGTCTGCACCGAGGAGCGCCCTGTGATGCATTGG cagcagagcgcaAGATTTCTTGGGCCCGGCGCAAGGGAGAAAAGTCCAACACCACCTGTAGCACATCAAGGGAGCAATCAATGCGGCAGTGCTGCAGGTGCAAATAACAATCATCCATTGTTTCGCTCCACTTGCTCCACAACCTCGTGTCCAGATATTTGTGATCACAGTACAAAGCCATTTGGCAATGCATACGCCAGCGAGTCATTTAGAAG CTATGAGACCGCCGATCGCGCTACCTTCGAGGACTCCACGGCCAAGTTCTCGATTAGCCGCAGTCGCACGGATTGCACGGAGGTCAGCGATGAGACCACATCGGGCATATCATTCAAAACGGAACCCTTCGGACCGCCCAGCAGCCCCGAGTCCACTAACGATAGCAAACTAAATCGCAATCCAGACGATTGCGCTGGCTGTGGCCGACAAATACAG GATCGCTTCTACCTCTCCGCAGTGGAAAAACGCTGGCATGCCAGCTGCTTGCAGTGCTATGCATGTCGTCAGCCGCTGGAACGGGAATCCTCATGTTACTCACGTGATGGcaacatttattgcaaaaacGATTATTATAG tttttttGGTACTCGACGCTGTTCCCGCTGCCTGGCCTCCATAAGCTCCAACGAGCTGGTCATGCGCGCCCGCAACCTGGTCTTTCATGTcaactgcttttgttgcacGGTCTGCCACACGCCGCTCACCAAGGGAGATCAGTATGGCATACTGGATGCGCACATCTACTGCAG AACTCACTATAGCATAGCGCGAGAGGGAGATGCTGCCACATCGAGCATGAGTGCCACATATCCGTACAGCACGCAGTTTGGTTCACCGCACAATGACTCGTCGAGCCCGCACTCGGACCCCAGTCGTAGTATTGTTCCTACGGGCATCTATGTGCCCACCACACATGTCATCACCGGACTGCCGCAGCCGGCGCGTCAAAAGGGCAGACCGCGCAAGCGCAAACCCAAGGATATTGAGGCGTTCACAGCGAATATAG ATCTCAACACGGAATATGTGGACTTTGGGCGTGGCTCGCATATGAGCGCCTCGTCGCGCACCAAACGCATGCGTACCTCGTTCAAGCATCACCAGCTGCGCACCATGAAATCCTATTTTGCAATCAATCACAATCCCGATGCAAAGGATCTAAAGCAATTGTCACAGAAAACGGGTTTACCAAAGAGAGTGCTGCAG GTTTGGTTTCAAAATGCACGCGCCAAGTGGCGTCGCATGATGATGAAGCAGGATGGCAGCGGCATGCTGGAGAAAGGCGATGGCACGCTGGATCTGGACAGCATTTCGGTGCATAGTCCCAGCTCGTTTATGATGGGCGGCTCCAATAGCACGCCGCCGCATAACATGGACTAA